The Plasmodium berghei ANKA genome assembly, chromosome: 12 genome contains a region encoding:
- a CDS encoding regulator of nonsense transcripts 1, putative, with the protein MNKTRNCSQIDVDNLCDLYNIGDRKNNKNKNNEIWNFNDLFEYENEMKHNNNDRRSTYEKIKSTEYINKKNSKKNNNSSNYLCELSEKKRSNFDIDENRTHRLVSFSETCSDVESYPMSWNESHIRGYSESSVEYMNKENDKEGINLKNEKHYFDSENEEIKNKCEDILSDEYIRDNKIKKKLNKKKGKRRDENYYSQKNVKEYGEKNNKSVTSIYEGSNDDSENDQLKYYRCRYCEIDYIDSVVQCNTCERWFCNGSYGTCGSHIVTHLVRSKHKEIKLHKNSILGETILECYNCGCRNVFLLGFLPTLEEGVVIIICRDPCLGYYISINNKNGKNGKNDKNDKKMMKKEISSQDEESEGESKIKECNLEKWQPVIEDRCFLEWLVNIPRKEDAEKKGKLTTSVNVNKLEEFWKNKKDVYINELDLKILDDEPKKVKLKYTDAIDYKLTFSPLIELESNYDKSIKEGHKQTNVRIRWDVGLNKKRYAHFVYIKEESELRIVIGDELKISYVYPNGDIWSCEGHISRLNTNEEIALELKVLYNIDGPWNYNINTGFVVEFVWKSTAYDRMQLALNEFAFNSFSLSGYLYHKLLGHDIIDEPIDYNKKELSLNNDNKRYNYNKKTNDNLSTYKIVNYSAPNLAPLNHSQIDAIQKSLNSPLSLIQGPPGTGKTLTCATLVYHMHKTKMGGKVLVTAPSNVAVDQLSVRIHRTGLKVVRLCARSRESVSSIADYLYLHNQVKLLKTNIGEELNKLLELKEEVGELSQKDENRLKKLILHAEYKILIEADVICTTCVGAMDKRLKKFRFNQVLVDEATQSTEPECLVPLVTGAKQIVLVGDHCQLGPIIVCKKAASSGLGKSLFERLMMLGITPFRLEVQYRMHPCLSEFPSYVFYDGCLQNGITLKEREYPLKNFPWPNSKYPMFFYNSNGLEEMSASGTSYLNRNEAQNMEILVRALLNSGLKATQIGVITPYEGQRAYITSLFQKNISYQHCLDIEVASVDAFQGREKDFILLSCVRSNKKLGIGFLNDPRRLNVALTRAKYGLIICGNAKVLSRHHFISKEKINSNETITNVNSVWINLLNQFKKKNLIVEGCLSNLKPITINIPTPVKQPSKYINFDYFHDLKNISSKLYDKEINRYTRGDGNSKGNYKFRYQRNNSLLSQNMSNSSICNESVIDQDIYNFINERKRKNKYSLNSYISNLSQLSQSNGSIYDDILNLNGINSSESIEDGDFNHISWNFNENKIDNKISSKNEDIFPYLFYQNNDINRQNKNIH; encoded by the coding sequence ATGAATAAAACACGGAATTGTAGCCAAATAGATGTAGACAATTTATGTGATCTGTATAATATAGGggatagaaaaaataataagaataaaaataatgaaatatggAATTTTAATGATTTGTTTGAATATGAGAATGAGATgaaacataataataatgatagaAGATCTacttatgaaaaaataaaaagcacagaatatataaataaaaaaaattcaaagaaaaataataattcaagTAATTATTTGTGTGAATTATCTGAGAAAAAAAGGTCAAATTTTGATATAGATGAAAATAGAACCCACAGATTGGTATCATTTTCAGAAACATGCTCAGATGTAGAATCATATCCCATGTCATGGAATGAATCACATATAAGAGGTTATAGCGAATCGAGTGTAGAGTATAtgaataaagaaaatgataaagaaggaataaatttaaagaatgaaaaacattattttgattctgaaaatgaagaaataaaaaataaatgtgaGGATATTTTGAGTGATGAATATATTCgagataataaaataaaaaaaaaattaaataaaaaaaaaggaaaaagaagagatgaaaattattattcccaaaaaaatgtaaaagaatatggagaaaaaaataataaaagtgtAACAAGCATTTATGAAGGTAGTAATGATGATTCTGAAAATGAccaattaaaatattatagatGTAGATATTGTGAAATAGATTATATTGATAGTGTTGTTCAATGTAATACATGTGAAAGATGGTTTTGTAATGGATCCTATGGAACATGTGGAAGTCATATTGTTACACATCTAGTTCGATCAAAacataaagaaataaagttacataaaaatagtatCCTTGGAGAAACTATATTAGAATGTTATAACTGTGGATGCcgaaatgtttttttattaggATTTTTACCAACATTAGAAGAAGGGGtagttattattatatgtcGAGATCCGTGTTTAGgatattatatttctataaataataaaaatggtaaaaatggtaaaaatgataaaaatgataaaaagatgatgaaaaaagaaatatctAGTCAAGATGAAGAGAGTGAAGGGgaatcaaaaataaaagaatgcaatttagaaaaatggCAACCAGTTATAGAAGATAGATGTTTTTTAGAATGGCTTGTAAATATTCCAAGAAAAGAAGATGcagaaaaaaaaggtaAATTAACAACATCAGTAAATGTAAATAAGTTAGAAGAattttggaaaaataaaaaagatgtatatataaatgagttagatttaaaaatattagatGATGAACccaaaaaagtaaaattaaaatatacagATGCAATAGATTACAAATTAACATTTTCTCCATTAATTGAATTAGAATcaaattatgataaatcAATAAAAGAAGGGCATAAACAAACTAATGTTAGAATAAGATGGGATGTCggattaaataaaaaaagatatgcacattttgtatatatcaAAGAAGAAAGCGAATTAAGAATAGTAATAGGagatgaattaaaaatatcatatgTATATCCAAATGGTGATATATGGAGTTGTGAAGGGCATATATCTAGATTAAATACTAATGAAGAAATCGCATTAGAATTAaaagtattatataatattgatgGACCATggaattataatataaacacAGGATTTGTTGTTGAATTTGTTTGGAAAAGTACTGCTTATGATCGTATGCAATTAGCTTTAAATGAATTTgcttttaattcattttcattaagtGGCTATTTATATCACAAATTATTAGGTCATGATATAATTGATGAACCTATagattataataaaaaagaacttagtttaaataatgataataagagatataattataacaaaaaaacaaatgataatttatctacttataaaattgtaaattATTCTGCTCCTAATTTAGCTCCATTAAATCATTCGCAAATAGATGCAATTCAAAAAAGTTTGAATTCCCCACTTTCATTAATTCAGGGTCCACCTGGAACTGGCAAAACATTAACATGTGCAACATTAGTATATCATATGCACAAAACGAAAATGGGGGGAAAGGTTTTAGTTACTGCTCCAAGTAATGTAGCTGTTGATCAATTATCTGTTCGGATTCATAGAACCGGATTAAAAGTTGTAAGGTTATGTGCAAGAAGTAGAGAATCTGTATCTAGTATAGCcgattatttatatttacataatcAAGTAAAATTActtaaaacaaatataggagaagaattaaataaattattagaaTTAAAAGAAGAAGTAGGTGAATTATCTcaaaaagatgaaaatagattaaaaaaattaattttacatgcagaatataaaattttaattgaaGCAGATGTAATATGTACTACATGTGTAGGTGCAATGGATAAacgattaaaaaaattccGTTTTAATCAAGTTTTAGTTGATGAAGCAACTCAATCAACTGAACCTGAATGTTTAGTTCCATTAGTTACAGGAGCTAAACAAATAGTATTAGTTGGAGATCATTGTCAATTAGGACCTATAATTGTATGTAAAAAAGCAGCAAGTTCTGGATTAGGGAAAAGTTTATTTGAACGGCTCATGATGTTAGGTATTACGCCGTTTAGATTAGAAGTGCAATATAGAATGCATCCATGTTTAAGTGAATTTCCATCTTATGTATTTTATGATGGATGTTTACAAAATGGAATTACATTAAAAGAAAGAGAGTAtcctttaaaaaattttccaTGGCCCAATTCTAAATACCCtatgtttttttacaattctAATGGGCTTGAAGAAATGTCTGCATCTGGAACGAGTTACTTAAATAGAAATGAAGCACaaaatatggaaatatTAGTGAGAGCTTTATTAAATTCTGGATTAAAAGCTACACAAATTGGTGTTATAACTCCATATGAAGGACAAAGAGCATATATTACTTCactttttcaaaaaaatatttcttatcAACATTGTTTAGATATCGAAGTTGCATCTGTAGATGCATTCCAAGGACGAGAAAAAgattttattcttttatcATGTGTACGATCGAATAAAAAGTTAGGAATTGGATTTTTAAACGATCCGAGAAGATTAAATGTTGCATTAACAAGAGCAAAATATGGATTAATAATTTGTGGTAATGCAAAAGTTTTATCTAGAcatcattttatttctaaagaaaaaataaattccaATGAAACTATTACAAATGTAAATTCAGTTTGGattaatttgttaaatcaatttaaaaaaaaaaatttaattgtAGAAGGTTGTTTATCCAACTTAAAACCAATCACAATTAATATTCCAACTCCAGTTAAACAACCAtcgaaatatataaattttgattattttcacgatttgaaaaatataagtagCAAACTATATGATAAGGAAATAAATAGATATACAAGAGGTGATGGAAATAGTAAAGGCAACTATAAGTTTAGATATCAAAGAAATAATTCTCTTTTAAGTCAAAATATGTCAAATAGTAGTATATGTAATGAGTCAGTTATTGATCaagatatttataattttattaatgaaagaaaaagaaaaaataaatattcccTTAATTCTTATATTAGTAATCTTAGTCAGCTTTCTCAATCCAATGGTAGCATATATGATGATATTCTCAACTTAAATGGGATCAATAGTTCTGAAAGTATTGAGGATGGTGATTTTAATCACATAAGTTGgaattttaatgaaaacaaGATTGATAACAAAATTAGTTCGAAAAATGAAGACATAtttccatatttattttatcaaaataacGATATCAATCGGCAAAATAAGAATATTCATTAG
- a CDS encoding peptidase, putative translates to MVNFNNFINKCIFLFFSNILKTFYGNEKKKLYKEIIDNVKNSKIINFPIDKDSVNFFFISCEINKLLNIKNKIINDNIQKKKIVENCFNLYYLLATHTKLKKETFCKKIILEYIEENISKNICNNNDQKLDEKNIPYSIRIRNNKSLGNLFNELKEDCSKYLKKINNVKVRYLIIDKNEIKIDEKWKKNHEYTFNKNKLKIPISKYNYEYILNGVEESEIRKKVLELLNRPYKSLNLNSDVINILKKRYDLANKLGYKNWGHYSISQFTMEKNNYENIEKFLNIIKEKIEKDYDKIIYDILKISNFSKFNNKNNKKNYWENNAHKLAIYDWHYYYNKIMNKSDEYLINTYFPQNIVLKNFMEIISRIYNFFYEEIQNVEIKKKWPKDSIIYKIERYQSNVKRGSTLNNYENKNMSNNVFLGYIYIIPYMDINFNDYFKIPSMNSLPNTCLISPGHVLIDYKFIRTVPIKNKLFSSSEILTLFHEFGHAYHLLLLSNNLSLSNLFNIPLDYAEFFSHINEHLANNYDIIRILSNKIDNNLKISENLFKTIKFDCSRLSNIYSHSIIDYVVHGINPHLFFSSTINNSENGKDKEEDNLCNFYEMIEKYFPYKFCSFYSIHSTSFPYHFSSYYSGAVLSYLFAEARVLLNNSTNKINLKKNNTLVSFQKQFYDIMLNNFRTENYPSIINNLINSKKSGNFFK, encoded by the exons atggtgaattttaataattttataaataaatgcattttcctatttttttcaaatattctCAAAACTTTTTATGggaatgaaaaaaaaaaattgtataagGAAATTATAGATAATGTCAAAAACtctaaaataattaattttccTATAGACAAAGATTcagttaattttttttttatttcatgtGAAATTAATAAGCTtcttaatataaaaaataaaataattaatgataatattcaaaaaaaaaaaatcgtaGAAAACTGTTTTAATCTATACTATTTGTTAGCTACACacacaaaattaaaaaaggaaacattttgtaaaaaaataatattggaatatattgaagaaaatatttctaaaaatatttgtaataataatgatcaGAAActtgatgaaaaaaacattcCATATAGTATACGTATAAGAAACAATAAATCGTTGGGGAACTTATTTAATGAATTGAAAGAAGATTGctcaaaatatttgaaaaaaattaacaatgTTAAAGTTAG GTATTTAATAATAGACAAaaacgaaataaaaatagacgaaaaatggaaaaaaaatcatgAATACacttttaacaaaaataaattgaaaatCCCGAtaagtaaatataattatgaatatattttaaatggGGTAGAAGAGTCTGAGATTCGAAAAAAAGTACTTGAGTTACTTAACAGGCCTTATAAAagtttaaatttaaatagcgatgtaataaatatactaaaaaaaagatatgaTCTAGCTAATAAATTaggatataaaaattgggGACATTATTCTATATCACAATTTacaatggaaaaaaataattatgaaaatatagaaaagtttcttaatataattaaagaaaaaatagaaaaagattacgataaaataatatatgatatattaaaaataagtaaTTTTAGCAAatttaacaataaaaataataaaaaaaattattggGAAAATAATGCACACAAACTAGCCATTTATGATTggcattattattacaataaaattatgaacaagTCAGATGaatatttgataaatacCTATTTTCCACAAAATatagttttaaaaaattttatggaaattatttcaagaatatataattttttttatgaagaaattcaaaatgtggaaataaaaaaaaaatggccAAAAGatagtataatatataaaatagaaCGGTACCAAAGTAATGTGAAAAGGGGAAGtacattaaataattatgaaaataaaaatatgtctaataatgtatttttaggatatatatatataattccaTATATGgacataaattttaatgattATTTTAAGATTCCTTCAATGAATTCTCTTCCCAATACATGTTTAATAAGCCCAGGGCATGTATTAATagattataaatttattagaaCGGTAcctattaaaaataaattatttagtTCTTCTGAAATATTAACATTATTTCATGAATTTGGGCATGcatatcatttattattattatcaaataatttgagtttatcaaatttatttaacatTCCCTTAGATTATGCTGAATTTTTTTCGCATATAAATGAGCATTTAGctaataattatgatataattCGTATATTgtcaaataaaattgataataatttaaaaataagtgaaaatttatttaaaacaattaaatTTGATTGCTCAAGACtttctaatatatattcacatTCTATTATAGATTATGTTGTACATGGCATTAATCcacatttgtttttttcaagCACAATTAATAATTCTGAAAACGGGAAAGATAAAGAAGAAGATAACCTatgtaatttttatgaaatgattgaaaaatattttccttataaattttgttcattttattCAATACATTCTACTAGTTTTCCATATCATTTTTCAAGTTATTATTCTGGGGCTGTTTTAagttatttatttgcaGAAGCACGCGtccttttaaataattcaactaataaaattaacttaaaaaaaaataacacaTTAGTATCTTTTCAGAAACAATTTTATGATATAATGCTTAACAATTTTAGAACAGAAAATTATCCTTccattataaataatttaataaattcgAAGAAAAGtggaaatttttttaaatag
- a CDS encoding DnaJ protein, putative: MEEKETNIEKCQCYYEILGVEKNATIENIKKNYKKLILNYHPDKNSHCSEEELKKYTHIFRKIQESYECLIDEKRRKWYDINRNKIIKGGEEKEENQTNSYSNYKININIWGYFNNNCFNGYDDNCEKSFYNVYRKLFEDIIKEENEELIKINKNNKDNKINAPSFGNSKTHGKDIDEFYEYWNNFSTIKKFDFFNEHLKSYEFENRHTRRNLKKESEKKSIKERKNYNENIRSLVQHLKQYDIRYLNRIVEIGEEKRKKNEEKEKKRKQQLLEKKLMFEENKKKWEEEQAGYYDEEMLDHNENKREFIFKNDKNNNHFEYSQNYYESSGNEYSKYDSNVNRNDHIDHLDSENVVKENIIYRCEVCKKNFKSMKHYNSHEKSKKHISNFLKNTKNYNLNDIFGDIGNAKITDEEIKVQKKKKKKKKKKKKKNPQTFNNIENSENSSSINLMTNDDYLYKYASNKKKNKLKFLDEEDIVKDNNSLSSSDDKKKKKKKKKKIEKAEKNKDQFNNFEDVDITKCKNNPTNITTNDNSKNFKCQICNQTFDSRNKLFEHIKAEGHMANQIYVTPSKTKKKKKKENK; this comes from the exons ATGGAAGAAAAAGAAACGAACATTGAAAAGTGTCAATGttattatgaaatattaggagttgaaaaaaatgcaacaattgaaaatataaaaaaaaattataaaaaattaattttaaattaccATCCTGATAAAAATTCACATTGTTCTGaagaagaattaaaaaagtatacgcatatttttagaaaaattcAAGAATCTTATGAGTGTTTAATTGATGAAAAAAGACGGAAATGGTATGATATTAATCgcaataaaattataaaagggggagaagaaaaagaagaaaatcaAACTAACTCATATAgcaattataaaattaatataaacatatgggggtattttaataataactGTTTTAATGGATACGATGATAATTGTGAAAAAAGTTTTTATAATGtttatagaaaattatttgaagatattataaaagaagaaaatgaagaattaataaaaataaataaaaataataaagataataaaattaatgcTCCAAGTTTTGGTAATTCTAAAACACATGGGAAAGATATTGatgaattttatgaatattgGAATAATTTTAGTACtatcaaaaaatttgatttttttaatgaacATTTAAAATCATATGAATTTGAAAATAGACATACACGAagaaatttaaaaaaagaaagtgaaaaaaaaagtataaaagaacgaaaaaattataatgaaaatataagatCATTAGTACAGCATTTAAAGCAATATGATATTAGATATTTAAATAGAATTGTAGAAATTGgagaagaaaaaagaaaaaaaaatgaagaaaaagaaaaaaaaagaaaacaacaattattagaaaaaaaattaatgtttgaagaaaataaaaagaaatggGAAGAAGAACAAGCAGGATATTATGATGAAGAAATGTTGGAtcataatgaaaataaaagagaatttatttttaaaaatgataaaaataataaccaCTTTGAATATtctcaaaattattatgaaagCTCTGGAAatgaatattcaaaatatgaTTCAAATGTGAACAGAAATGATCATATAGATCATCTTGATTCTGAAAATGTcgtaaaagaaaatattatttatcgATGTGAAgtgtgtaaaaaaaattttaaaagtatGAAACATTATAATTCACATGAGAAATccaaaaaacatatatcaaactttttgaaaaatacaaaaaattataatttgaatGATATATTTGGGGATATTGGAAATGCAAAAATAACAGATGAAGAAATCAAggtgca aaaaaaaaaaaaaaaaaaaaaaaaaaaaaaaaaaaaaaaaaatccccaaacttttaataatatagaaaatagtGAAAACTCTTCGTCCATAAATTTAATGACAAATGAtgattatttatacaaatacgcgagtaataaaaaaaaaaataaattaaaatttttggATGAAGAAGACATTGtaaaagataataattCTTTAAGTAGTTCggatgataaaaaaaaaaaaaaaaaaaaaaaaaaaaaaattgaaaaagctgagaaaaataaagaccaatttaataattttgaagaTGTGGATATAACAAAATGTAAGAATAATCCTACAAATATTACAACAAATGATAAttctaaaaattttaaatgtCAAATATGCAACCAAACTTTTGATTcaagaaataaattatttgagCATATAAAAGCAGAGGGTCATATGGCTAATCAAATTTATGTAACACCCtctaaaacaaaaaaaaaaaaaaaaaaggagaataaataa